A single window of Pseudomonas lijiangensis DNA harbors:
- the choW gene encoding choline ABC transporter permease subunit, which produces MLTDHKIPLGEYIAAFVDWLTQNGANYFDAIASTLEMMIHGLTFGLTWFNPLVLIGLIAALAHYIQRKWGLTVFVILAFLLILNLHYWQETMETLAQVLFATLVCVVIGVPLGIIAAHKPMFYTIIRPLLDLMQTVPTFVYLIPTLTLFGLGVVPGLISTVVFAIAAPIRLTYLGIRDVPHELLDAGKAFGSSRRQLLTRIELPYAMPSIAAGITQCIMLSLSMVVIAALVGADGLGKPVVNALNTADIALGFEAGLAIVLLAIMLDRICKQPEAKVGSDA; this is translated from the coding sequence ATGCTGACTGACCATAAAATCCCTCTGGGCGAGTACATCGCGGCCTTTGTCGACTGGTTGACGCAAAACGGCGCCAACTACTTCGATGCCATTGCCTCGACCCTGGAAATGATGATCCACGGCCTGACCTTCGGCCTGACCTGGTTCAACCCGTTGGTATTGATTGGCCTGATTGCGGCACTGGCGCATTACATCCAGCGCAAATGGGGCCTGACGGTATTCGTCATCCTGGCCTTCCTGCTGATCCTGAACCTGCATTACTGGCAGGAAACCATGGAAACCCTGGCCCAGGTGCTGTTCGCCACACTGGTCTGTGTGGTCATCGGTGTGCCGCTGGGCATCATCGCTGCCCACAAACCCATGTTCTACACCATTATCCGTCCGCTGCTGGACCTGATGCAGACCGTACCGACCTTCGTGTACCTGATTCCAACCCTGACCCTGTTCGGCCTGGGCGTGGTGCCCGGCCTGATTTCCACAGTGGTCTTCGCCATCGCCGCGCCGATCCGCCTGACGTATCTGGGCATTCGCGATGTGCCCCATGAACTGCTCGATGCGGGCAAGGCCTTTGGCTCGTCACGTCGCCAGTTGCTGACCCGTATTGAACTGCCATACGCCATGCCCAGCATCGCGGCCGGCATTACCCAGTGCATCATGCTGTCGCTGTCGATGGTGGTGATCGCGGCACTGGTGGGTGCCGACGGTCTGGGCAAACCCGTGGTCAACGCACTGAACACCGCTGATATCGCCCTGGGCTTCGAAGCCGGTCTGGCGATCGTATTGCTGGCCATCATGCTCGACCGTATCTGCAAACAACCCGAAGCCAAGGTAGGGTCCGACGCATGA
- a CDS encoding choline ABC transporter substrate-binding protein: MKGSKSLLLAATLGLPLLAQAAEPEACHTVKFSDVGWTDITVTTAVTSVVLESLGYQTKTTMISVPVTYKSLADGKNMDVFLGNWMPTMENDIKAYREAGTVETVRANLENAKYTLAVPQALYDKGLKDFSDIAKFKKELDGKIYGIEPGNDGNRLIQSMIDKNAFGLKDAGFKVVESSEAGMLSQVDRATRRSTDVVFLGWEPHPMNTRFKMQYLTGGDEYFGPNFGQATIFTNTRKGYVQECSNVGQLLKNLSFTLNMESTLMGNVLDDKMKPDAAAKAWIKNNPQVLDTWLAGVTTVDGKPGLEAAKAKLTQ; the protein is encoded by the coding sequence ATGAAAGGTTCTAAATCCTTGCTGTTGGCCGCCACGCTCGGTTTGCCGTTGCTGGCACAGGCCGCCGAGCCAGAGGCCTGTCACACGGTCAAATTCTCGGACGTCGGCTGGACTGACATTACCGTCACCACTGCGGTGACCAGCGTCGTACTCGAATCTCTGGGCTACCAGACCAAGACCACCATGATTTCGGTTCCCGTGACCTACAAGTCCCTGGCTGATGGCAAGAACATGGACGTCTTCCTGGGTAACTGGATGCCCACCATGGAAAACGACATCAAGGCCTACCGCGAAGCGGGCACCGTGGAAACCGTTCGCGCCAACCTCGAAAACGCCAAGTACACGCTGGCCGTTCCGCAGGCGCTTTACGACAAGGGCCTGAAGGACTTCTCCGATATAGCCAAATTCAAGAAAGAACTCGACGGCAAGATCTACGGGATCGAACCGGGCAACGACGGCAATCGCCTGATCCAGAGCATGATCGACAAGAACGCCTTCGGTCTGAAGGACGCAGGCTTCAAGGTCGTCGAATCCAGTGAGGCCGGCATGCTGTCGCAGGTCGACCGTGCCACGCGACGCTCTACGGACGTGGTCTTTCTGGGCTGGGAACCCCATCCGATGAATACCCGCTTCAAGATGCAGTACCTGACCGGTGGCGACGAGTATTTCGGGCCCAACTTCGGCCAGGCCACTATCTTCACCAATACACGCAAGGGTTACGTGCAAGAGTGCAGCAACGTCGGCCAGTTGCTGAAGAATCTCTCGTTCACCCTGAACATGGAAAGTACCTTGATGGGCAATGTACTGGACGACAAGATGAAACCCGATGCCGCCGCCAAGGCGTGGATCAAGAACAACCCTCAAGTGCTCGACACCTGGCTCGCCGGAGTCACCACCGTAGACGGCAAGCCAGGCCTGGAGGCTGCAAAGGCCAAACTGACACAGTAA